ATGTCGAATAGCACTTCCTCGGCGACCTGGCCGACATAGGTTTCCTGCACATAGCTCGCCCCGTAATTGACAAGGATGGCCGCCGTGAAAACTCCCAGAGACAACCAGAGTGCAAAATAATCTATGGCTCCGGGCGCCATCGCGCTGTCGATCGCATGGCGGATGACGAGCGGTATGACGATCTGCGATGCGGTGAAGAGCAGAACGGCCGCAATGGAGATGTAGATCTGCCGCCGATAGGGGCTGACGAAGGCCCAGATGCGACGGACGATCTTGCTGTCGAAGACCTTGCCGAAGATCTCCTCTTCGACGCGATGAGAGCCGACCACGGCACGGGGAGGGCGGCGACCATCCTCGCGCACGTCATTGCGCTCGGTTTCGGTGATTTCCGACATTGTCATACCTCCCTTTTCACCCTTTCGAGCGTGCCGCCGCTCGATGTTCTGATGACATCGTCCTCCGGGCGAACCTGCAGATCGTAAAGCGCCTTGTAGCGGCCTCCAGCGGCCAAAAGCTGCGTATGGGTGCCGCGCTCGACGATCTCACCATCTTCGAGGAAGAGGATCTGGTCGGCATGCATCAGCGAACTCAGCCTGTGGGCGATGATCAGCGTCACCCGATCCCGGGCGAAACGCTTCATGGCGCTGCGGATGCGCTGCTCCGTCGCGGCATCGATCGCGGCGGTGGAATCGTCGAATACCATCACGGCAGGTTTTAGCATCAATGTCCGGGCGATGGTCAGGCGCTGGCGCTGCCCGCCGGAGAGCGACACGCCGCGCTCGCCGACGATTGTCGTATAGCCGGCTGGCAGGCCGAGGATGTAATTGTGCAGCTGCGCCGACTCTGCGGCGCGCTCTATGCGGGTTTCCTTCGCCCAGGGATCGCCATAGGCGATGTTGTTCTCGATGCTGGTCGTGAACAGGAAGGAATCCTGCTGCACGACGGCAACGTTCTGCCGCAGCGATTGCAGCGTCGCCTTGCGGATATCCTGGCCGTCAAGCGTGATCCGCCCGGCCGTGACGTCGTAAAAGCGTGGAATGAGATGGGCAATGGTGGACTTGCCGCTGCCGGGCGGGCCGACAATGCCGACCGTCTCGCCGCGCTTTGCCTCGAAACAGATATTCTTCAGCACCGGCCGCATTTCCGAACCAGGATAGCTGAAGTCGACATTCTCGAAACGCAGTGTGCCTTCGGTCACGACGAGCGGCTTGGCGTCCGGCGCATCCTTGATGGGAATATCGAGATCGAGGAGTTCAAACAGGCGCGAACCGCAGGTCGAGGCACGTGCGAAAGCATTCACCATCAGGCCGAGCTGGCGCACCGGCATCTGCAGAATGGTCATGAAGGTCAGGAAGGAGGCCAGCATGCCAACGCTGATCTCCCCATTAATGACCTTCAGGCCGCCAAGCCAGAGCACCAGACCCATGGACACGAAGAAGGAGAGGTTCATGGCGCTGGTATTGACGACACGGATGCCGACACGCTTGTGGGCGAGAGAAAGCGCATTGTGCGAGGCCCGGTCAAACTTCATGAGTTCGTGCGCCTGCCCGGCGAAGGCGCGCACCACGCGGATGCCACCGAGATTTTCCTCCATCACGCGCGTCAGCACCGAGAGGCGCTCCTGCAGATCTAGCCATGTCGAACGCAGTCGCAATTGCGTGACGGAAGAGCGCCACGCCACGAAAGGCACAAAGCTCAGAGCCAGCAGACCGAGCGCGACATCGGTCGATAGCAGCATATAGGCGCCGACGCCGATCAGCATGGTCAATAGTACCATGCGCACCAGCGCGGTCGAGAAGTACATGCGCACGCCTTCAAGATCGAGCAGGCCGACCGTGATGAGATCGCCGGAATGGGCCTTGTCGTGGAAGCTGAAGGAGAGCTGCTGGATCTTCTCATAGCAGGCGAGCCGAAGCTCATAGCCCATATGATGGCCGACGGCTTCGCTATAGTAGTTCTGCACCATCGTGAACAAGCCGCGCAGAACGCTGATGACGAGCAGCAGCAGAGCGGTTGTCATCAAGGCATTTTCGGCAATCTGGCCGGCTGCACCGCCGGCGACCGCCGTCTGTGTCTGGTCGACTGCACGGCCCAACAGGCGCGGGATCGTCAGCTGCAACGTTGCAGCCACAAAAGTTGCCCCAATGGCGAAGCTTGTCTGCCAGGGATGGCGCAGCGTCATATGGGTAATCCGGACGATCGTCGACAGGCCTTGACCCCAACCGACCGCATTGACATGCGCACGCGAAGCCAGTGGCTTCGCGGCGCTTCTTGATGAATCGCTGCTCACGCTTTTATCCAGGCATAATTAAACGAGGCGGGCCCGAGACGGGTTCGTATCTCAAGGAAAATATTGATAGGATGAATTTTGCCGATTCCGTGGCGGCGTTCAAGAGTCAATCGGTCACAAGTCCAACGCGAGCGTTAGATTGCGTGTTTAAAAAATAATCGATGACATGTCGGGATCGAAACCGACGGGACGTCCTCTGGGCACCGTGCCAGAAAAGGAGGACATCATGCGCAAAGTTATAGCGGCAACATTCATCAGTCTCGATGGCGTCATGCAAGCACCCGGCGGTCCGGACGAGGATCCGACCGGCGGTTTTGAGTATGGTGGCTGGGTATTCCCTCACGCCGACGAGGAAACTGGCAAGGCGCTCTTCGAACTGTTCGAAAAGCCGTTCGATCTGCTGCTCGGACGCAAGACCTACGATATCTTCGCGGCCTTTTGGCCC
The Rhizobium sp. 11515TR DNA segment above includes these coding regions:
- a CDS encoding ABC transporter ATP-binding protein, whose amino-acid sequence is MSSDSSRSAAKPLASRAHVNAVGWGQGLSTIVRITHMTLRHPWQTSFAIGATFVAATLQLTIPRLLGRAVDQTQTAVAGGAAGQIAENALMTTALLLLVISVLRGLFTMVQNYYSEAVGHHMGYELRLACYEKIQQLSFSFHDKAHSGDLITVGLLDLEGVRMYFSTALVRMVLLTMLIGVGAYMLLSTDVALGLLALSFVPFVAWRSSVTQLRLRSTWLDLQERLSVLTRVMEENLGGIRVVRAFAGQAHELMKFDRASHNALSLAHKRVGIRVVNTSAMNLSFFVSMGLVLWLGGLKVINGEISVGMLASFLTFMTILQMPVRQLGLMVNAFARASTCGSRLFELLDLDIPIKDAPDAKPLVVTEGTLRFENVDFSYPGSEMRPVLKNICFEAKRGETVGIVGPPGSGKSTIAHLIPRFYDVTAGRITLDGQDIRKATLQSLRQNVAVVQQDSFLFTTSIENNIAYGDPWAKETRIERAAESAQLHNYILGLPAGYTTIVGERGVSLSGGQRQRLTIARTLMLKPAVMVFDDSTAAIDAATEQRIRSAMKRFARDRVTLIIAHRLSSLMHADQILFLEDGEIVERGTHTQLLAAGGRYKALYDLQVRPEDDVIRTSSGGTLERVKREV